CTCTGTCTCGAACCCGACATCCGGAATTCGATGAGCCATTCAGCCCGCAAGGCGTCCCTGACCTATAAGATCGAACGCACCACGAAGATCATGCTAGCTCAATATGAACGCGTCCTGCAAGGCACAACCCGCCGAAAGGATAATCTCAATTCACGCCTGCGGGGAATACTGGAAAAGTTCCTTTCATGACCAGGCATAACCAGCGCATCGGCGCCTGGGGCGAATCAACCGCGGTCGGCTGGCTTGAAGAGAGGGGATATGATGTGACAGCGCGCAACGTCCGTACGCCGTATGGCGAAATCGATATCGTGGCTAAAAAGGGCGGTGTTATCTATTACATCGAGGTGAAAACGCTTACCTCATCCAGGAATTTTTTCCCCGAGCACCAGATCACAGCGCGGAAACGGGAACACATGCTGAACGCCGCTGCTCACCACGCCTCTGAAAATGGGATCGATCGCTGGCAGATCGATGTGATCGCCGTCGAAGGCAGACCCGGCGGGACCCCCGTCATCCATCATTTCCAGAACATAAATTAGGGATCAAACCGAGAACTCCCAAGTTATTCAATCACCGGCCATCACCCCGCTTCATTCTTATCCTGCAATTTCAACTTCCCCTTGGGTATAATATTCACACATCCAATGGAGAACAACCCGGCCAACTAAG
This portion of the Anaerolineales bacterium genome encodes:
- a CDS encoding YraN family protein — encoded protein: MTRHNQRIGAWGESTAVGWLEERGYDVTARNVRTPYGEIDIVAKKGGVIYYIEVKTLTSSRNFFPEHQITARKREHMLNAAAHHASENGIDRWQIDVIAVEGRPGGTPVIHHFQNIN